The following coding sequences lie in one Desulfurella amilsii genomic window:
- the nuoK gene encoding NADH-quinone oxidoreductase subunit NuoK: MLAAYMFVSVLLFAIGATGAMIRRNFLIVLMSLELMINGAGMALIVMSYYIGNVSGQVMFLFVAAVAASETAVGLAIVAMMYKNKKSVDINDFTTLRK, encoded by the coding sequence ATGTTAGCTGCGTATATGTTTGTTAGTGTATTGCTCTTTGCAATAGGCGCCACAGGGGCAATGATTAGAAGGAATTTTTTGATAGTTTTAATGTCGCTTGAGCTTATGATAAATGGCGCTGGTATGGCGCTAATTGTGATGTCATACTACATAGGCAATGTTTCGGGTCAGGTTATGTTTTTGTTTGTTGCAGCAGTTGCAGCAAGTGAAACGGCTGTGGGTTTAGCTATAGTGGCTATGATGTATAAAAACAAGAAAAGTGTAGATATAAACGATTTTACTACACTTAGAAAGTAA
- the nuoL gene encoding NADH-quinone oxidoreductase subunit L, whose product MKTLVLLIIIWPLIGFLINGLFGKWTKHYAGVIAASALGLSFLSAVYPIWQVILGNIYDYVYFIWMPFGKINIPFGLRIDSLSTVMLFVVTFVSWMIHIYSNGYMKGDPGYARYFTYLNLFVFSMLLLILGDNYLLMFVGWEGVGLCSYLLIGFWYDKKTASDAGEKAFVVNRIGDAGFIIGVLFILFNFHSVTYADVFPFVHQVLTPETATIIGLALFLGAMGKSAQFPLYIWLTDAMEGPTPVSSLIHAATMVTAGVYMVARSNAIYDMSPIAMEVVASVGAFTAFYAATMALTHKDIKRILAYSTLSQLGYMFIGVGVGVYWAGIFHLMTHAFFKGLLFLGAGAVMHSMRGLLSTDLMGGLRKKMPQTAVLMVIASLAISGIPPFAGFFSKDAILAGALDMGHPIIWIVGEITAFMTAFYMFRFVFSVFYGEEKVPNLYHELHTHEAPRVMIIPMWVLGILSIIGGWVGLHISGEIPIEAFIARTAPTLEVANQAHYSEALLMGISACMGLIGIFTAWVIYIKKWITADTIANTFKPVYTLLANTYYADEFVYFFIVKPFWWVSEYFLWKIVDVKIIDSGVDLFGWISKRIGWLFRTLQTGFVSHYAYWISIGVMLLTSWYLIRII is encoded by the coding sequence ATGAAAACATTGGTATTACTAATTATTATCTGGCCTCTAATTGGTTTTTTAATCAATGGTCTATTTGGCAAATGGACCAAACACTATGCAGGAGTTATTGCCGCAAGCGCTTTGGGCTTGAGTTTTTTAAGTGCCGTTTACCCTATATGGCAAGTAATTTTAGGCAACATTTACGATTATGTGTACTTTATATGGATGCCATTTGGCAAAATTAATATCCCTTTTGGCTTAAGGATAGATTCACTCTCTACTGTAATGCTGTTTGTCGTTACATTTGTTTCATGGATGATTCATATTTATTCAAACGGATATATGAAAGGCGATCCAGGGTATGCTAGGTATTTCACGTACCTTAATTTATTTGTGTTTTCAATGCTTCTTCTGATTTTAGGGGACAACTACCTCCTGATGTTTGTTGGTTGGGAAGGCGTAGGTTTATGCTCATACTTGCTAATTGGCTTTTGGTATGATAAAAAAACAGCCTCAGATGCTGGAGAAAAAGCTTTTGTTGTAAACAGAATAGGTGATGCGGGTTTTATTATTGGTGTTTTATTTATCTTGTTTAATTTTCATTCTGTAACATACGCTGATGTATTTCCATTTGTCCATCAAGTATTGACACCAGAAACTGCAACAATTATTGGACTTGCTTTATTTTTGGGTGCAATGGGTAAATCCGCACAATTTCCCTTATATATTTGGTTAACGGACGCTATGGAAGGCCCAACGCCCGTTTCAAGCTTGATACATGCAGCAACAATGGTTACCGCTGGTGTATATATGGTTGCAAGATCAAACGCAATTTACGATATGAGCCCTATTGCAATGGAAGTTGTAGCATCAGTAGGCGCATTTACTGCTTTTTATGCTGCAACGATGGCGCTTACACACAAAGACATAAAACGCATATTGGCATACTCAACTCTTTCTCAGCTGGGGTATATGTTTATAGGCGTTGGCGTTGGCGTTTATTGGGCTGGTATATTCCACTTAATGACGCACGCATTTTTTAAAGGCTTACTCTTTTTGGGTGCAGGTGCTGTAATGCACTCTATGAGGGGTTTACTTTCTACTGATTTAATGGGTGGACTTAGAAAGAAGATGCCCCAAACAGCAGTTTTGATGGTTATAGCCTCTTTGGCAATATCAGGTATTCCGCCGTTCGCTGGTTTTTTTAGCAAAGATGCAATTTTAGCTGGCGCACTGGATATGGGGCACCCCATTATATGGATAGTAGGCGAGATTACTGCATTTATGACAGCATTTTACATGTTTAGGTTTGTATTTAGCGTGTTTTATGGTGAAGAAAAAGTGCCGAATCTATACCACGAGCTCCATACACATGAAGCACCAAGAGTAATGATAATTCCTATGTGGGTTTTGGGTATTTTATCAATCATTGGTGGTTGGGTAGGCTTGCACATAAGTGGTGAAATACCAATTGAAGCCTTCATTGCACGCACTGCACCAACATTGGAGGTAGCTAACCAAGCCCACTACTCAGAAGCTTTACTAATGGGTATATCTGCTTGTATGGGTTTGATTGGTATCTTTACAGCGTGGGTGATATATATCAAAAAGTGGATTACGGCCGATACGATCGCCAATACATTTAAACCTGTATATACATTGCTTGCCAACACCTACTATGCTGACGAGTTTGTGTATTTTTTCATAGTAAAGCCATTTTGGTGGGTATCTGAGTATTTCTTATGGAAAATTGTAGATGTCAAAATTATAGATTCGGGTGTGGATTTATTCGGGTGGATATCAAAAAGAATTGGATGGCTGTTTAGGACACTACAGACAGGCTTTGTAAGCCATTATGCTTATTGGATATCAATTGGCGTAATGTTGCTTACCAGCTGGTATTTAATTAGGATTATATAA